One window from the genome of Nicotiana tomentosiformis chromosome 5, ASM39032v3, whole genome shotgun sequence encodes:
- the LOC138892043 gene encoding uncharacterized protein, translating to MAKDWYPSSIRLSSISAVKEDYRCHELDIIAPDLSERQSEQEVLTLSQKIGPLRVRFDEAKAKWAEVQNVVLATIDREAAFAERVINLEATLNSKSEELAVVVAKHAQLEEKYKKTIEHNRLFSSTVRELDVSLKSARTAQENLSAEVTQLKEELKRRAASLIIEKNYSINIMRRKTLEEAKTGITDIHAEIAKAQELELAAKNGLPAQFDAPGSSDSGSEFSKTEEGSEGDDAKDQVGKNIKPSVELSTTPGDADTSLPPDSGDAAV from the exons ATGGCAAAAGATTG GTACCCTTCTTCTATTCGTCTTTCCAGTATTTCTGCTGTGAAGGAGGACTACCGCTGTCATGAGTTGGACATCATTGCCCCTGACCTATCGGAGCGA caaagcgagcaagaagtgttAACCCTTAGCCAAAAAATTGggccgctgagggttagatttgatgaagctaAGGCTAAATGGGCAGAAGTCCAGAACGTTGTACTTGCTACAATCGATCGTGAGGCTGCCTttgctgaaagagtgattaacttggaggcaaccttaaactccaaaagtgaagagcttgctgTTGTGGTGGCAAAACATGCCCAACTAGAAGAGAAGTataagaaaactatcgagcataataggctctttagttcaactgtccgtgaGCTCGATGTTAGTCTCAAATCTGCTAGGACCGCCCAAGAAAACCTTTCCGCTGAGgttactcaactcaaagaagaactcaagcgtcgagcggcttccctcattattgaaaaaaATTATTCCATAAAtatcatgaggagaaaaaccttggaagaggccaaaactGGTATCACTGACATtcatgccgaaattgctaaggcccaagagcttgagttggctgcaaaaaatggactcccggcGCAGTTTGAcgctccaggttcttctgattccgGTTCCGAGTTTTCAAAAACTGAAGAGGGATCGGAAGGTGATGATGCCAAAGACCAAGTTGGGAAAAACATTAAGCCATCGGTTGAACTATCTACTACTCCCGGGGATgcagatacttctcttcctcctgattcCGGAGACGCTGCAGTTTAG
- the LOC117277532 gene encoding uncharacterized mitochondrial protein AtMg00810-like, producing MSSMFCLHKKVSCSTVWLFSCTKLGCLHHNDYSLFTQRAGSDLIVILVYVDDLLVTGNNVELIHQVRTDLQAKFKMKDLGELKFFLGIEFSRSKEGILMNQRKYALELVSELGLAGGKPVATPLEFNHKLTSVAFDEFMNKGEASTDAQLEDPGSYQRLVGRLLYLTMTRRDIAFVVQVLSQHMHAPKQSHMEATVRVVKYIKGTAGLGLLMPAKGNKELVAYCDSDWGSCVETRKSITSYIVKFGEALISWKSKKQSTVSRSSAESEFRSMAATVAEVTWLVGLFGELGIGVNTPVQLFCDSKAAIQIAAHPIFHERTKYFDIDCLFVREKIEGDQIQTQHIGTKEQPADLLTKSLCKPQHEYLNSKLEMKNLFHPSA from the coding sequence ATGAGCTCAATGTTTTGTCTGCACAAAAAGGTTTCGTGTTCAACTGTTTGGTTATTTAGTTGCACTAAGTTAGGCTGTTTACATCATAATGATTACTCTCTTTTCACACAAAGGGCAGGTAGTGATCTGATAGTAATcctagtatatgttgatgatctGCTGGTTACTGGGAACAATGTGGAGCTTATTCATCAAGTGAGGACAGACTTGCAAGCTAAGTTCAAAATGAAGGACTTGGGAGAATTAAAATTCTTTCTGGGAATTGAGTTCTCCAGATCTAAAGAAGGAATTCTTATGAATCAAAGGAAATATGCTCTTGAGTTAGTATCTGAGTTGGGATTGGCTGGTGGAAAGCCTGTTGCTACACCTCTTGAGTTCAATCATAAACTCACCTCAGTAGCATTTGATGAATTCATGAACAAGGGGGAAGCCTCTACAGATGCACAACTTGAGGACCCAGGTAGCTATCAAAGATTAGTAGGCAGACTGTTGTACCTGACAATGACAAGGCGAGACATTGCCTTTGTTGTTCAAGTACTGAGCCAACACATGCATGCTCCTAAGCAGTCACATATGGAAGCAACTGTACGAGTGGTCAAGTATATCAAGGGAACTGCAGGATTGGGACTGCTTATGCCAGCAAAAGGTAACAAGGAACTGGTTGCCTACTGTGATTCAGATTGGGGTTCATGTGTGGAAACAAGGAAGTCTATTACTAGTTATATAGTTAAGTTTGGTGAAGCTCTAATTTCTTGGAAGTCCAAGAAGCAAAGCACAGTTTCTAGGAGCTCTGCTGAATCAGAATTCAGGAGCATGGCAGCTACTGTTGCTGAAGTCACTTGGCTAGTTGGTTTGTTTGGAGAGCTAGGAATTGGAGTGAACACTCCTGTGCAGTTGTTCTGTGATAGCAAAGCAGCTATACAGATTGCAGCACACCCCATATTTCATGAAAGGACAAAATACTTTGACATTGATTGTCTTTTTGTAAGGGAGAAAATTGAGGGTGATCAAATTCAGACTCAACATATCGGGACTAAGGAACAGCCTGCTGATTTGCTTACCAAGAGTCTATGCAAACCACAACATGAGTATTTGAATAGCAAGCTGGAAATGAAGAACCTCTTTCATCCctcagcttga